The DNA region GGGGAGAACAGTGTCACTTCCCTTCTTTTCCCAGGCTTTTTTTTACattatcatgtaattttcctTTAACATAGGCCAGCTTTTATTGTTATGACATTTTTCAGCTAACTAGGAGTCACTGATAATTTCagctgttatttatttctttagtgacagagacagagagagacagagagagggacagataaggacagacaggaagggagagattggaagcatcagttctttgttgtggctcctttgttcattgattgctttctcatatctgccttgaccaagaggctatagcagactgagtgaccccttgctcaagccagcgaccttgggcctcaagccagtgatgtttggaatcaagccagtgaccatggggtcatgtctatgatcccacactcaagctagtgaccccacgctcaagctggtgaccttggggatttgaacctggctcctctgggtcccagtcggacactctctatccactgcgccacctggtcaggctcagctgtCTTTTAGATGAACTTTTCACTAAATGTTTGAAGACAGTAAGAATTGTGAAACTCATTCACTGATTTATCTATGAAGCACGTATCACTTACCTGCTATATGCTGAGAATAGGAAGACAAGTAAAGCAAGCATGTTGTCAGCCCTCACCCTGGCAGGGGAGATGTATGAATGGGGCCGAAACCAGTGACATTCCCTGGATGAGATAGTGTCTTTAAGGTACTAAGCTCAGGGCCTGATGCAGAATGAAGGCTGGCTGCCTTCCTTAAACTTCAGTGGCCAAAGCCACTTTTAGGGTTCCAGGTGGAACCATGTTTTGGTTTTATAGGAGGCTTGATTAACACCTTTTGCTTCTTCTAAttcattttttcaacaaataattattgtggAGCCAAACTGGGATAAGGGTTAGAAAATGCAAGGGCAGGGAGCATGGTTGCAGTTTTAAATAAGGTGGTCAAAGAACACATCCCTGAGAAAGTGACTTGGAGGAAGGCCTTGAGGATGCAGAGAAGCAACCGTGAGAGGCTTGGTGCTGAGGGAATCAGTGTTGGGACCTTGAGTTGAGCCGTGTCTGGAGGGTGTTAGGGATAGCACAGAGACCAAGGAGGCTGGAGTTGAAGGGAGTGACGGTGAGGGGGACAGGAAGGAGGCCAGAGAAGGAGCTAGGCAGCTGATCATGGAGGGACCCACAGGCCATCCTGAGGACCTTGTCTTTTCCTAGAGCTTGTTCCTAATGACCAGCCTCCAGCGATTGGATGGCCTGTTGAGGTATTACAGCATGATAGGTTGCCATCTTCATGCTCATCCAGATCTTCACATGTATTGTCTCTATAGTGAAAAGCAAGATACTTCATTTGTGGGACATCAAGTCTCTTTCCTTGTGTACATGGTGGGTATAGGCGTGTATGTTTCTGTCCTACCCTGCTGTGCCTGACACTAAGGAGATATATATGGTACTAGAGTTGTTCTTTTCAGTAATTCAGCTAATCTGGTCCATAAGAAGGAGGACATAAATAATATCCTTGATGTTTATATTCATAATGTCTAATTACTTACAATTATACGGGTCGCATAAGTCTATCTCTTATAGTTACTTTGACCATTAATAGCACAAAAGTAAATTATTTGTAGGGCCAAATACAAGCTCCTTCGGCATATAAAAGTGGGTTAACAAGGGTGGCTCAGCGTTAAGCTATGCCAGGGCTGAGTCCAAATTTTATTCCGGTACAGGGATGACTTTCTATGTGGCCTCTCTGGCTCTGTAGCTAATTTGGATGCTGAGTAGCTGCACAGGTATTTATATGTAGTGTTTGGTATTTTTACTGTGTCCTATTCTTCTCCCTTGGATCACCTAAAATGGTTAAGAATTTTCTAGTGGGATTAAGGTTGTGATCTCTGGGGAGGGGTGGGCCATCTGCTCTCAGTTATTTTTGTGGTGGCTGCTTCCCCTTAAATGTATGTTCACAAATGAGCCACAGCCTTATCAGCTGGGGTCCAGGGAGGACTGGTCTAGGTGCCGCTGCTGAACTCGGTCTCTGAGCCATGGCTTCCCACAAGCATTCAGGTAAAAGCTTCATATTCTTCATCTCCTGAGCACAGGTCTGTTAGGGAAGTGACTCTGTTCTTTGCCTGAAGGATACTTTTTGAAGAAatgaatttagttttttttttctaaatagtaaTTAAGACATAACTCATCTCTGTTCTGTCCTTTCCTTCTAATGCTGTTTCAAAGGCAAAAGATTATTCTTAATCAAGTAAAACTAGCAGTTTGAGTggcttaacttttaaaaatataaatctgttACTATAGTGTACCTCTTTTCAGGACATTTTATGAAACTGTAAGAAATTGTGTGAGAAAAGAAGATGGTTTTGGTTAGAATTTTCAGTTATTTAGAAGATACAAATATTTATGTTGACAGTACTTTAAGTTAAATTTAAGGTGTTTAGAAAAAGGTCAATCAAATATGGAGCTGGAAGGAGGATCTATAACTAAGAAAGTCCATAATGACTTACCACATATCTTCCCTTTTTCTGAGCAGTGTTTTTAGTCTTCCTGAAGAAGCAGCTTTGATCCTTTTGATATAACACTTAGGTTATTAATTGAGAAGGGGGCAAAAGTTCAGAACCCTTAGATAGTCATTACCATAAGACTCGTCCTCTTGTCTTGTAACCTGATGGTAAGGAAACCCTTTGGTCATGGACAAGACTGCAGAATAGGGGTCAAAGGATGAAAGGCCAGGCAGTCTCCTCAGAGTGCTCGGTGCTCTCCAGGCAGCCTGCTGCCCGTCCTGCCTGCGAAGCCAGGACTGTTGTCATTGCTTTGTTGCCCTTGGCCTGAATCACGGTCCCCTTTCTTAGAAACCAAGCACTTTGGCCTGTCTCTCGGTTTTCAGATGAAGGGACAAAGGAACTATTAGTGGCAGTCTTTCAGAAAACTTATTTTTGAAAGCTTGTGATTGCTTGTCAATATGCAAACAATGGGGATACTTTTAGAAATGTCTCCTCGGATGTTATAAGACAAATGTGCTGCAATAAAATTTCCTGCTGTAGTGAATTAATCTGTAGTGTCTTCCTTGTTTAAGATCAAGGGCTGCttgttgacccccccccccaggagccaTTTTACAACATGGAACCACACGCCTGAGGTTGTGGTAATCAGCCAACATATACATTTTGTTGGTGTAGACAAACTGTTCAGCTATACCAGTTGTTCCAGTGGACCTTGAATACATGTTAACTGGGAGAGTAACTCCCCATTTTATCTACTAATTAAGAGACAAAATAAGGACATATGTatttaaaaggcgaaagatttatgcgatctgaagagaaaccagagtatgggGGACATATGTATTTAAAAGGTGACATAATTATAGCACATCCAGCCTTTGGTTTTAAATTGTACCCAATCCTGACTTTATTCTTGCTTATATGAGTCTGGAGGCTGTAACTGTGACTAAATTAGACACAATAATTGACACCTTTTAGATGAGTTTTTAAATTGCGAACTATCATTTTGTACTGCATTGGATTGACAGGTCCATGAAAGCAAATGAAAGGGACATTCACATTGCCTAGAAATTGGCTTTGTGGGGACAGAATTGGATCAGAATCCATTTTTAGTGACCATTTGCATACATAGAGGACATTTCAAGAACAGGAATTTATACTTTtgttattgaacacttactgtcTGCAAAATTATGTAGATTCGAGATCCTTTACCCTTTGGCCTTTCAAGTTGAGGCCTGGGGGGAGGAAAATAAGAGCATTTGCCATGTTGTATAGCAGTCAGTTCCCTTCACCAGCCACTGCCCAGTGGGTTTCACACCCCCAGCAGTGTATTCTCAGGGCAGGGATGGAAAGTGAAAAGGGGGCTTCGAGGGAACAATCAAACTGGACAGGTttcttaaaataactgaaaatggtAGTCAGAAAATTTGGTCAAGGGTGAAGCTGAAcgctttgtatttttaataagcaCCAAATGACTGCCTACCACTTCACCACGACCAGAGACACTAAAAACACATGCTCTATTGCTGTTGGGTGGGAAGTGCTTTTTTCCTTTTGGGAAGATGAAATGTGCTGCCCATAATGTGTACAGCATTAAGAAAAGCTTCAACTAAGGGCCAAATAGCACTAGAATAGAATCTGACCTGGTGGAAATGCAATGACacagagttttttattttaataatctgtATGCACCCCTCCTGAAACCAGATAGAATCTAAATTGTGTTATGTGGCTATCAGGGAGCCAGAAGAGATTTATATGGGTTTTTCTCCTAAATGCAACATACAAGTGAAGTTGCTAATAACAGCGAATCATTCTGCACCTACTcggtttttaaaggaaaaaaacactttCTGATTTTCCATGAAAGACTACTTTTCAGCCGTGGCTCATGAATTTCATCTCATTCCAGCTACTAAGGTGTTTATTCCCAAGTGTCTGATGACACCTTCAGGTGTGTGAGCATGTCAATTATACAAGCGTCCTATTCATCTGCTAAGGCTCTATTCCACTTGTTGAGTGTCTCAGGAAAGCAATATAGCCATTCTCTGGAAGCCTGTATTTATACATGGAGTGACTGACATACCAGTATGTTGGACTTAGCAATTAGTAGGCCAGAAATAacctaaacttttctttttccttttgggtTGCTGCTCATGGTTTACACTGTACATGATACCACTCAGCAGAAGTATATAGCTATAAAGATGCTACCTAGTTATAATATTCACACTTTCcttaaatattcttcttttgagCCACTTAGGCATGCGAGTGAAACTGAACATTAGCATTAACTATGGGAAAagatacacacaaaaacacaagcaagattattaaatgtaaattgaatCTTCACTTGTGACAGGTGTATAGTTAAAACAAAAGCTTGCAGTGTTATTACTCGTATATGTACATGACCAAATCAAAAGCCAGCACTTTTTACTGAGATATTGAGGTTTATTTAGGTACCTTGTAGCATGCTGGAGATATTTCAGGAATTGTCTGAAAGAGGGAAGTGgttttttaagtaagaaagaTGTGCCTTTGAAGCAAGCATAGCTTGGAAAGTCAGGCTACTACTACCTCGGAATAAATATCTAAAGCTTGATCACCCAGTCACATTTCCAACAGATTCTAATCTACTAAGTTTATAAGGGACTGTCGGTGACATATCAGCACCTTAGAGTCACAGGGCCCTTCCCctgattttctaaaacaaatctTTAGCCTTCAAAAACTTCCAGGTCTGTTTGCCTGGAAACAATAAAACACTATTAATAAAAGATGTTTTAGAAGCTTAATGATGGTGAGTTATCTTCATCTGTCGTTCATAGGCATGTACTATGTGACTTGAGTGTACAAGGCCCTGAGTTAGCGGCCCTAGGTTCCTAGCGTATTGGCAAACTTTTCTGTGATAGCCTCATCACCACGTCTGGATGCGGGCCATACTGTGAGGGTTAAATTAGTCAGAAAGCTACCCTGCAGCAAATATGGCCTGGATGGAGACAGGCGCGGAAGGGAAGCAGTGCTGTTCTCACATGTTTCCAAGTTTCATTTCATGACTGATGACATACCCTTTCCCAGAGAACAGCTATATGGCAAGGCAAACAGACCTGGAAGTTTTTGAAGGCTAAAGAAATTAGCCTTTCAAATGTACTTAGAAATTGTTAAAGGGATAAAAAGTACTCCCTATGAGAAACACCCAAATATCTGTCATTCATTAAGGTTAAAGAGAGCCCCAAATCAAAGATAAATGCCACCATTacttttctctgttctcttatttccaacaaagggaaagaaaggagagtgcAAAGCTTTTCTTCCATCATGAAGTCAGTGCTTAACTATGGCTCATTTTGGTGGAGCCCAGAAATCAGGGTATTTGCGGTCTTTTCAGAAGCTCTCAGCATTGTTACTTATAAGCTGTTTTCTACAAGTTGTTAACCTCTTTGAAGATAAGTAGTAACAAAATATTTGCTCTTGTACACATCATTCATATTTGATGCCAAGTTGTGACATAACAAGTATCTCATCAGCAGGAATGTATCACTCCAGCATCCTCCTAAGCACACTGTGTGATGACAGTCTGAAATAGTTTGGGACCAAATAATCATAAGGTTAGAAAAACATGAGTTAAGCTAATTCAAGTTGCCCAAAGTTCCACTTAATTGGATTTATTGCAAAAGAGTACTAAAGTTCATGAATTTGCCATCGACATTGTTAACATGCTTTGAGTATTTCCAGCCTGTTTACTTATTAGGCAATAAAGCCAGAATTCCTAGAAGTGCCTATTTTATCTTGACAAATAAGTGTTTCCACACACATGAAAAAGGCTTGAGTCCACTGTGGAAATCATTTCTAAAAGGATGAACCTGGATCTTTcacacttcagaaagaaaaagtaataacgCCTAAAGATAAAACCCCAAAACACCATTAACTTCAGTggattcatttaattttaatttttgcttgaTTTAAGACTGAGtcctagaagaaaaataaaatggtgaacAACTTCACTGTGACTCCGTGTTCAACATTCTCTGGCACTTCCATGTTCATGGGTGACCCATGGattatttcatcatttgtttGCCTAGAAGAAGGTGATATTAAAATGAGTAGTGTTCaggctggccaggtagctcagttggttagagtatcatcctgatatgccaaggttgagggtccgatccccagtcaaggcacatacaagaagcaaccaatgaatgcataaataagtgaaacaacaaattgtttttctccctctttcttcctctctctccctccttcttctcctcccccttcctctccctccctcccttcctcttcctttctctaatatcaataaattttttaaaatataagtagtGTTCCAAGTTTTATTCTATAAGTAGAGACTCTGGTAAAGCACGAGGGATTTTTAGAGCCAGCTGAGGTTACTAATTAGTGTTGTCTAATCTTATAGATTCTTATTTCTGGCCAAATGGCATTTAGGAGCCACTGATAATTTAATTTCCTGGCATTTACTGTTACTAGAGATTTATTTGGTTTCTCTACTCACCCCTTAACAAGAAAGTATATCTTTGTTGAGTGCACAATTTCAATATGGAAAgccagtaagaaaaaaatttatgtgaCACATGAAAGACTAGCAAGAATGAATTAAGAGTGATTTTCAATCACTGTGACAGGCACATTTTTGTATATGCAGAGGCTAAAGGCAGTTTAAAAGCTGCCTTATATAAACTGCATAGTTCAAGGAGATAGACCCTGATTTCACCATGTCTCTACTTTCGATTTCTAACCCAGTTATGTAAGGGAATATCCTGCTTTTCTCTTAGGGAAAAGTGCTAGTAAGAACCTTCCTCTTGTTTTGATAAATCTCTTAACTGTAATAAAACTGTCTCGAGCAATTATCTTTGCCCAAGAATGTCACTTACTTGCTTCAGTCATCGGTTATGGAGATAAGGGGTCATTTGTACGCCAGCACAAGCTTGAATGGGCTGGCTCGGACATGATGCTTGTCAGTGGTCTGATTGCCTATTTTGGGGGGCTGGGTTCAGAAACTGACTCAGTTCGGAGTGACACTTCACCAGCCTTCTCCAAGGCAGGGTCTGAGACACAGGGTGTGGTTTCCTTAGCTCACACTCTGCTATTTGGTTGCCTATGGGAACAAGATCCAAACAACTTGgccatgtgtttgtgtttgtgtgtatgtgtgtgtgtgtgtgtgtgtgtgtatgtgtgtatatatatatatatatatatatatatatatatatatatatatatatatatttaaaaaaagactagGAATGAGACCCAAACTGGGAGTTCGGGGCTATTCAGTTAGTGGCAAGGCTGCGGTGAGTACCGGGCAACTGCTTACTgccctcattctttctctctccatcacaTTGGGGGTGTCTGCTAGCGTGCATGCTTGTGGGTAGCTGGGGAAAATAAGCTTCATTCTCACATTTCCTGTgtacattaaataataattatttgccCGTGTACGTTTCTTTTTCAGGGAGAAAGGAACAAGCTAGCATATGTTTAAGAAGTTGAGAGCTTATAGATATTCACATTTGGTAACTTTTTGGCGACAGGGTTTAATAGAATGCCTTACCAATGCTTGTAATTGCAGGTGGGTGGTCCAGGGTCGGGGTGGGTGAGTGGAGCCCAGGAGGGGGAACAAAGGGACTTGCTCATATGAAGGTGGCAAAAGAGGTTCTTGAAATAACCAGCTTAACTCTAAAAGTCACTGCCCCCCCATATTTTGctttaaaactgtaatttttcaaACAGCAAGTGTCCTCAACAGTAATACTCATTGACTATATCTAtcttcactggcttgaacaaaggggaTATAATTTTGACCTGCCACAAAACTGCACCTCACTATAACAAGTAATTCACAATTGCAAAACTTCCCAGTACTAACTGAGCATGAACTGTTAGTAAATCCTCTCTTGCTTGATTGTTTGGGTCTGAAAAGTCCGTAAACAACCTTGGACAAAACTCCTTAGGACCCATTTAGGGATATAAAGGTATTCTGCCAGATTTAATGTAAATGCAAACATTTTAAGCAAATTAATAGATTGCTTGTGTGCCTAGTGTTGTCTAGAGTCAGCAGTAAGCCTTTGTTCAGGTGAACTAAATTTTATAGGCAGGAGGAAAATGAGGCCGCTAGaagatgctcccccccccccaccctaccCCGTCTCTCCTTTCCCTGCTAGGAAGTTCCGGAGAAGCTGGAAGCTGGTAGCTGGCTCACTGTCTAGAACACAGCCCTTTCAGCAGAGGCTCTGGGTACCTCCGTCCTCTGCAAGctggctgagccagccagcctgtgACCGGCCAGGCGAGCATCCCTCTCCTGAGCAGCTGCAGCGTGCGGGCTGTGCCAAAAGCTGTCCCTTTGTGTAAAACAATGCCTTCTCTCCTGCCTGTTCCACCACAACCCTGCACTTGTTCACATCACTGCTCAGCAGCGCCACAGCGCCTAGAGCCCCTGGCAGGCTAACACCAGCTCTCACCCACTTGTCCAAAGCCTACCCTCCCGAGCTCCCTCAGTGTTTTGTGAAGCAGCCCAGTGGGATATCCAAGCAGGGGCTTCTGCCAAGTTCCCAGGGTCTTCACTGGCCATTGGCCTTCTGATCCTTGGAGAGCTACCCTCAAGGATTCTTTCTTCACAGGAGTCTTAGTGAAGTAACTGTTGCCTTGGGAGCCACAGGCCCCATACAGCCTTGCACCGCTGTCCCCTGAAGCCTTTGTGGCAGAGCGTGCTGGTCTTGACATTGGTCATTCGTTCTGCCTGCTTGCCCCTGTAGGTCCCTCCAGGTACAAGGTTGGCACCATGGCTGAGAAGTTTGACTGCTATTACTGCAGGGACCCCCTGCAGGGAAAGAAGTACGTGGAGAAGGACGGCCACCACTGCTGCCTCAAGTGCTTTGACAAGTTCTGTGCCAACACCTGCGTGGACTGCCGCAAGCCCATTGGTGCCGACTCCAAGGTAACGGTGGTCCCACATGGGATGGGACAGGGTGGCTTTCCTGTGGCAAGATAGCAAAAGCCTACCCTGTCATGAGTTCTCATGAGTCAGCTGCCATTGTGGAAGGCAGGACAGGCAGTGGCATGGAAACAAGGGGAACAGGCCCTGGCCCGAGAGCCAGCCGCCCACCCTTGCCTCCAGCACTTGTTCCGCTCAGTGTCCTGAGCTGTGTGGGACCTGAACTGGCTGGTGCTGTGGCCCGGGCCAGCTCTTGGTGTATTGTTACTCGTTTCAGGAACTGGGAATTTTCTGTCCTCACCTCCTGTCCTTCATGTTACTCACTAGAACATTCGCCTCAGGGCATCCCTCGGACTGAGGGGTGGGGCCAGCTCAGCACGCAGTCCCACCCCCAGCGCTGCCAGGTCACTCATGGTGGCCACCCCCTTCTGCTTGGTTTCCAGGAGGTACACTATAAGAACCGCTACTGGCATGACACTTGCTTCCGCTGCGCCAAGTGCCTGCACTCCTTGGCCAACGAGACCTTTGTGTCCAAGGACAACAAGATCCTGTGCAACAAATGCGCCACGCGGGAGGACTCACCCAAGTGCAAGGGCTGCTTCAAGCAAATTGTGGCAGGTACTTCCCACACTCCtgctggctggggagggggcctgTGGGCAGAGTCCACGTGGGGTTGCTTGGGACGATGGGGCTAATGCTGCTGGGAGCTGCTCTTAGCTTTCTGCATATATATGcacgcatatatatatacacgtatACATGCGTACACATATATGctcgcacacacgcacacacgcggaAACTAAAGACCACTGGAGAGAACTGTCTTTGGCAAGAGAAGGAAGTGAAAAGTATGTAGCACTCTCTCATTTGGGTAGAGTAAGTGATCAAAGCATGCTTCTTCCTTAGGGTATAACTCTGGGTAGGCCAGGCCCCCACAGAATCTTTTAAGTCCACAGAAGGTGTGGGAGTGGGGACTCAGGTATCTACTCCTCACACACTACAGCTGGGGGCCCTCCCCGACAGGTCTGGGGTGGCATATCCACAAGTAGGTCACTGTCGAGAACCCCCAGGGCTAGGTTCATCAGAAGTCTGAGGCCAGCGACTGCAGGGCCTGCACTCCCTCACCTCCGGAGGGCCCAGGGTGGGAGCTGAGTGGATGCAGCCCCCTGCAGAGCTCTGTCAGCGGGGCTATCCcattgctccccccccccaggagacCAGAATGTGGAGTACAAGGGGACCGTCTGGCACAAAGATTGCTTCACCTGCAGCAACTGCAAGCAAGTCATCGGAACCGGAAGCTTCTTCCCTAAAGGGGAGGACTTCTACTGCGTGACTTGCCATGAAGCCAAGTTTGCCAAGCATTGCGTGAAGTGCAACAAGGTACGTAGCCAGGGGAGTTCTGTGCGGACTGCTGTTCCTAGAAGCGTTTGAGAGCTGGCAGAGCACCTGCACACACACTATCCCATTCCATCCCCACTGTGGCCCTGTGATGTGGGAATTATTATGCTCgttttgcagatgaggagacCGGTAGTAGTAagcagtgcccgagccaactcaGGCTGTCCGAAAGGTGCCCACAGGGAGGCACAGGCAGCCTTGGCTCTAGAGGCCAGCCTCTACCACCTAGTTGCTCTGGAACTTTGCACAGGGCCTCACCTTTTCTGAGCCTCGGGATCTTCATCTGTCACTCGGGGATAATAATAGCACCTGCCTCCCATGGCCATTGTGGCGATTAAATGAGATACTGTAGACCGAAgcgcccagcacagtgcctggtaagcacatagtaggcattcaacaAAATGGTTGTTGAATCTGAATTCGGTGCTACACTCCCTGGTCTAGGCCATCACATCTGGAGGAATCACTTACCAGGATCAGCCCTGGCATGCCGAGTGCTTTGTGTGTGTTACCTGCTCTAAGAAGCTGGCTGGGCAGCGTTTCACCGCTGTGGAGGACCAGTATTACTGCGTGGATTGCTACAAGAACTTTGTGGCCAAGAAGTGTGCTGGATGCAAGAACCCCATCACTGGTAGGCTAAAGAGTCCTTGCTAAGTCGGCCAGGCTAGATTTTGCGCATGGTAACCATCTCTCATTTTCCTACGTCGGTTTCATCCACAAAGGCCCCAAAGAATGCCCCATCCCCTTGCCATTGTGGTCCCAAAACCCCCCAACTAGTGTGACTTCTCTGGCAGGCCAGGTTAGCCTTTGCAATACAGAACACTTCCTGACTGCTGCTGCCTACAGATGCTGTGCTGCGAAGTTCATGAGCCTGAGACCCGCACCTCGGGCAGGCAGTGCTCTCGGGATGCTGAGGCGGAGGGGtggcagagggagagaatggTGCGGGGTGGGGACAGGCTGGGGGAGGCGGGGGAGGCCGAAGAGCAATAGGCCAGGATCAGAAGAGCCCATAGTTGAAGGCTAGCTCAGAGGTGCCTGTTGGCAGCTGTGTTGTGATCAGAAGTCGAGCTAATCACTTCATTCCTCATCTCGCGGCCGCGAtccatgtgccctgggcccttcccccacctccactGTTCCCATCTCCTGGGGAGCCTTGAAATGTACATTTGAGAAGACTTTTGCCATCCTCAGGGAAAAGGACTGTGTCAAGAGTGAGCCACCCAGTCTCTAAAGCTAGGAAGCCCCCAGTGTGCCACGGGAAACGCTTGCCTCTCACCCTGTTTCCCAGCGCCAACCTCCGGGGCAGGCATCCGGGTGGAGAGAGGACTTGTCCCTCGTGGGTGGTGGTTCTTTATAGAAAAAATCGAAGCTTAGCAGCTCCTCGAGGCCCGGTAAGTGCACACCCCACAAACAGCCCAAGTTTGCCTCCTGGTGGCCACTTTGATGCCATGGTCATGACCTAAAAAAGAAACTGGTTATGCTGGGAGGTCGGTGCAAGCATCACAGGGCGATTGCAGTGGCATGGGAGTGTGGGTTCTTTAAATTAGAGAAGCCCTTGGCTGAGCTCTGGCATCCTCTCAGGTCCTTGTGAGCTGTAGCAGGGTCACGGTGGCATGGTGTGGGTGTCAGATTGCGGTGGGGAGgggtggcctgggagctgggcacaCGCTGCCCCGGTGTGCTTGCTGGCTCTGTGAACGGGCAAGGCAGTGGTCTATTTGTCACCTGTATTCAGTCAGCTgtctcttttgttctcttttgtgTTTTCCACAGGGTTTGGTAAAGGCTCCAGTGTGGTGGCCTATGAAGGACAATCCTGGCACGACTACTGCTTCCACTGCAAAAAATGCTCCGTGAATCTGGCCAACAAGCGCTTTGTTTTCCATCAGGAGCAAGTGTATTGCCCCGATTGTGCCAAAAAGCTGTAAAATGACAGGGGCTCCTGTCCTGTAAAGTGGAATTGAGTCTtgttctctgtgtccctccctctgccctgcacCATCCATAGGGAATGAGTAGCCTTTCACCTCTTCAAAGCTGTCCCTTCCATGTTTTCTCCCATTTTACAGTAGTACTCAAATAAGGGCACACAAGCGATCGTCCTAGGATTTAGCAAAAAGCAACCCGCAGCACAGTGAAATTTTCAATGGCTGGAGTTAAAAAATGAACACTTAGATAGACTGACTCTTCTGCATGTTTCTCATAGAGCAGAAAAGTGCTAACCATTTAGCTGCTTAGAGATGTAAGCAAAAAGCCTGAGATAAAGCCCCACTGAGGCCCTTTGTGACTCAGCTGGGACCCACCGTGTCATCACATGACATACAAGAGTTGCAGCGGCTGCTCCAACTCACTGCTCACCCTGTTCTGTGAGCAGCAAGAGAACAGAAATGCATGGTTTAACTTCCTCATCAAACCttccatttgttcttttgtgCTTTTGATCAACTAATACGAATTTCTAGAAAATTAACATTTGAGCTTAGCTGTGATTCTAAACTGACCTTTTCTCTATACTAACATTTGAGTTCCCCGTGTGCCGTGTTTTCTGAACGTTCCTACTTTCAAGCATGGAACACACAGGTGATTTGGAAGCGTAGGCAGGCCTGAGGAAAACGAGCCTGTTTCAGAGGAGCATCGTCACAGTGGATGCTTCTGGAAGCTTAACAGCACTAACCCAGCagtcgtttttctttttttaattaatagcaACATAGTTTATGGGTTTGAAGACTTGCATGAAAATATTTGAGCCCCTTCAAATGTTCCTGCAGTTTTAAAATCATCCTAAAGAAGTAACCATAACACTCTAGAGGGGTAGCTGAGCAGGCACCGGGACTGTCATTGCCATGATTGTGACA from Saccopteryx leptura isolate mSacLep1 chromosome X, mSacLep1_pri_phased_curated, whole genome shotgun sequence includes:
- the FHL1 gene encoding four and a half LIM domains protein 1 isoform X1, producing the protein MASHKHSGPSRYKVGTMAEKFDCYYCRDPLQGKKYVEKDGHHCCLKCFDKFCANTCVDCRKPIGADSKEVHYKNRYWHDTCFRCAKCLHSLANETFVSKDNKILCNKCATREDSPKCKGCFKQIVAGDQNVEYKGTVWHKDCFTCSNCKQVIGTGSFFPKGEDFYCVTCHEAKFAKHCVKCNKAITSGGITYQDQPWHAECFVCVTCSKKLAGQRFTAVEDQYYCVDCYKNFVAKKCAGCKNPITGKRTVSRVSHPVSKARKPPVCHGKRLPLTLFPSANLRGRHPGGERTCPSWVVVLYRKNRSLAAPRGPGLVKAPVWWPMKDNPGTTTASTAKNAP
- the FHL1 gene encoding four and a half LIM domains protein 1 isoform X3, whose product is MASHKHSGPSRYKVGTMAEKFDCYYCRDPLQGKKYVEKDGHHCCLKCFDKFCANTCVDCRKPIGADSKEVHYKNRYWHDTCFRCAKCLHSLANETFVSKDNKILCNKCATREDSPKCKGCFKQIVAGDQNVEYKGTVWHKDCFTCSNCKQVIGTGSFFPKGEDFYCVTCHEAKFAKHCVKCNKAITSGGITYQDQPWHAECFVCVTCSKKLAGQRFTAVEDQYYCVDCYKNFVAKKCAGCKNPITGFGKGSSVVAYEGQSWHDYCFHCKKCSVNLANKRFVFHQEQVYCPDCAKKL
- the FHL1 gene encoding four and a half LIM domains protein 1 isoform X2; the encoded protein is MAEKFDCYYCRDPLQGKKYVEKDGHHCCLKCFDKFCANTCVDCRKPIGADSKEVHYKNRYWHDTCFRCAKCLHSLANETFVSKDNKILCNKCATREDSPKCKGCFKQIVAGDQNVEYKGTVWHKDCFTCSNCKQVIGTGSFFPKGEDFYCVTCHEAKFAKHCVKCNKAITSGGITYQDQPWHAECFVCVTCSKKLAGQRFTAVEDQYYCVDCYKNFVAKKCAGCKNPITGKRTVSRVSHPVSKARKPPVCHGKRLPLTLFPSANLRGRHPGGERTCPSWVVVLYRKNRSLAAPRGPGLVKAPVWWPMKDNPGTTTASTAKNAP